One genomic window of Cydia fagiglandana chromosome 20, ilCydFagi1.1, whole genome shotgun sequence includes the following:
- the LOC134674766 gene encoding CDP-diacylglycerol--inositol 3-phosphatidyltransferase — MTETQENIFLFVPNIIGFARVVLAIISFYYMPTHCAFAVICYVTSALLDAVDGHAARFFNQSTKFGGMLDQLTDRAGTAGLMMTLATFYPEYTFWFQISMVIDITCHWLYLHSVTVQGKASHKLIDMSGNPIMRLYYTNKNVLFFMCAGNEAFYAALYVMYFYTGPTVLGIGLYKLIALVSMPVAVVKAAISVLHGIVASINIASLDRAERAAAAQKQDKAN, encoded by the exons ATGACAGAAACTCAAGAAAACATATTTCTCTTTGTTCCCAATATCATTG GATTCGCCAGGGTCGTCTTGGCTATCATATCCTTCTATTATATGCCGACGCATTGCGCCTTCGCGGTGATTTGCTACGTGACCTCGGCGCTGCTGGACGCCGTGGATGGCCATGCCGCGCGGTTCTTTAATCAGA GTACCAAGTTTGGAGGAATGTTAGACCAGCTAACTGACCGTGCTGGCACCGCAGGCCTCATGATGACCCTCGCCACTTTCTACCCCGAGTACACTTTCTGGTTCCAAATCTCCATGGTCATTGACATCACTTGCCATTGGCTCTACCTGCACTCGGTGACCGTCCAAGGGAAAGCATCACACAAGCTGATTGATATGTCTGGCAACCCCATCATGCGGCTCTACTATACCAACAAGAATGTGCTATTCTTCATGTGTGCTGGCAACGAAGCATTCTATGCGGCTCTGTATGTTATGTACTTCTACACTGGTCCTACAG TTCTCGGAATCGGCCTATACAAGCTCATTGCCCTAGTCTCCATGCCGGTGGCAGTGGTGAAGGCTGCCATTTCGGTCCTCCACGGCATTGTGGCGTCCATCAACATCGCTTCGCTCGACCGCGccgagcgcgccgccgccgcccagaAGCAGGACAAAGCTAATTAA